From Chloroflexota bacterium, the proteins below share one genomic window:
- a CDS encoding glycosyltransferase family 2 protein, protein MISVVIPMYNEEAAIEHDLNVIADTMRSLGEPYEIVVVDDGSQDRSAEIVAALQWVRMLKHPYNRGTGAALITGIRAAQGEVIVMTDGDGTYPNQDIPRLLTFLGEYDMVIGARTSEQGTLKALRVPAKAFIRWLASYLTGVKIPDLNSGLRVFRRAEAMRFFQILPFGHSWVSTITMAYLSSGLTIKFAPIEYYPRKGRSKFHPVSDTYNYLTLVVRATMYFDPLKVLLPISLAFLILGLAKAFRDIFVYGGNVFYIPGSTLAIVFTGLQLAAVGLLADLIVRRSVPLGSAYREDNGPASRVANHVPQEPDSGLDR, encoded by the coding sequence TTGATTAGCGTCGTTATTCCGATGTACAACGAGGAAGCCGCGATTGAGCACGATCTCAATGTGATCGCGGACACCATGCGCTCGCTGGGCGAGCCGTATGAGATCGTCGTGGTGGACGACGGTTCGCAGGACCGGTCAGCTGAGATTGTGGCTGCGCTGCAGTGGGTGCGCATGCTCAAGCACCCCTACAATCGTGGCACCGGTGCAGCATTGATCACCGGGATTCGCGCGGCGCAAGGCGAGGTCATCGTCATGACCGACGGCGACGGCACCTATCCGAACCAGGACATCCCGCGCCTGCTGACCTTTCTGGGCGAGTACGATATGGTCATCGGCGCACGCACCTCGGAGCAGGGCACGCTCAAGGCGCTGCGGGTGCCGGCCAAGGCGTTTATCCGCTGGCTGGCCAGCTATCTGACCGGCGTCAAAATACCGGATCTGAATTCCGGATTGCGCGTCTTCCGGCGCGCAGAAGCCATGCGTTTCTTCCAGATCCTGCCGTTTGGCCACTCGTGGGTCAGCACGATTACGATGGCCTATCTTTCGAGCGGCCTCACGATCAAGTTTGCGCCGATCGAGTATTATCCGCGCAAGGGGCGCTCGAAGTTTCATCCGGTGAGCGATACTTACAACTACCTGACGCTCGTGGTGCGCGCGACCATGTATTTTGATCCACTGAAAGTATTGCTTCCCATTTCCCTTGCATTCCTTATTCTTGGTTTGGCCAAAGCTTTCCGCGACATATTTGTGTATGGTGGTAATGTCTTCTACATACCTGGTTCGACTTTGGCCATTGTGTTCACTGGCCTACAACTGGCTGCTGTAGGGTTACTCGCGGACTTGATCGTGAGGCGTAGCGTTCCGTTGGGGAGTGCCTACCGAGAAGACAACGGACCGGCGAGCAGAGTAGCCAATCATGTACCACAAGAACCTGACAGCGGGCTTGACCGATAA
- a CDS encoding glycosyltransferase family 4 protein, producing MQVFFITRKYPPSIGGMEAFSYYLFSSLRKFIDVRLIGGSYPWWALPYLSSSALYQVLRHNLAQFASDQHAVIHCADAALAPLASTLSRFSNAKAIVTAHGLDVTHAGHMYRHLVVSHLRRIDGVACDSEYTSRLSLSAGVRPSRVRVIQLAVDTSMYMPMSRDKSLLLLEDLRLPSLSERVVIMTVGRLVPRKGVLWFIENVMPVLAARLPSVLYIVVGEGSNALPAQRAILRLGLSKQVIMLGGQDLESIRAISSWATAFIAPNIKCESDPEGFGLVTLEARALGLPVIASEVDGLGESILNGKDGLLAGTGDVNSFLEAIEYLIANRDRLWPASDIRERMLREFSWDKVARTYVQFYHDVQAGTV from the coding sequence ATGCAGGTATTCTTCATAACGCGCAAATATCCCCCTTCCATTGGGGGGATGGAGGCGTTTTCGTATTACCTATTTAGTTCGCTCCGAAAGTTCATCGATGTTCGCCTTATCGGGGGATCTTATCCATGGTGGGCGCTTCCTTACCTTAGTTCATCTGCGCTGTATCAGGTCTTGAGGCACAATCTCGCGCAGTTTGCCAGCGACCAGCACGCGGTTATACATTGTGCAGATGCTGCATTGGCTCCTTTGGCTTCAACGCTTTCAAGGTTTTCCAATGCTAAGGCAATTGTCACAGCTCATGGGCTAGATGTTACGCATGCGGGCCACATGTACCGGCACCTGGTTGTATCCCATCTCCGAAGAATCGATGGAGTCGCGTGTGACAGTGAATATACTAGTCGGCTAAGCCTCTCTGCTGGCGTTCGCCCGTCACGGGTGAGGGTGATTCAACTTGCCGTTGACACGTCGATGTATATGCCGATGTCGCGTGACAAGTCGCTCCTGCTACTGGAAGATTTGAGGTTGCCATCCTTGTCTGAGCGTGTCGTTATTATGACTGTCGGCCGCCTGGTGCCGCGAAAGGGGGTGCTGTGGTTCATCGAAAACGTAATGCCGGTCTTAGCGGCGCGACTCCCCAGCGTGTTGTACATCGTGGTTGGTGAAGGAAGTAATGCGCTACCTGCACAGCGTGCTATCTTGCGTCTGGGGCTTTCCAAACAGGTCATAATGCTGGGTGGACAAGATCTTGAATCAATTCGAGCCATTTCATCATGGGCAACGGCTTTTATTGCGCCCAACATCAAGTGCGAGTCCGATCCAGAGGGCTTTGGACTTGTTACGCTTGAGGCTCGGGCGCTGGGCCTACCGGTCATTGCATCCGAAGTCGACGGACTTGGCGAGTCAATCCTTAATGGCAAAGATGGGCTACTCGCCGGGACTGGAGATGTTAATTCTTTCTTAGAGGCAATCGAGTATTTGATTGCGAATCGCGACCGTCTGTGGCCGGCCAGTGACATTCGTGAACGCATGCTTCGTGAGTTCAGCTGGGACAAGGTTGCACGCACCTATGTTCAGTTTTACCACGATGTTCAAGCTGGCACAGTCTGA
- a CDS encoding glycosyltransferase codes for MFSFTTMFKLAQSESEIGRSLVTDMSLLQSANSRPQTGASADIRFSVVIPILNSPVIADVIRALMSQTIGFDLFEVVIVGRDDAGLVRENPNVRFVATPHPVSPAAARNIGIRQTHGPLVVMLDSDAIPARDWLERIGKWFDNPHTNAVGSGVDLVTPHNYWMMSDHISSFHEYLTSAKEGLRKQLPTIGLALRRSLLADVGLFDERFPAASGEDSDLTTRIRRHGAQLRFDPDLRVLHAPSRVTCQSVVRHSYQSGRFSIKADRRWDSFLKTPLPLQHASLLIVCSPLIALVSTLRIYLDDRALWTNWYLAPIVFLLKLIWCFGAAENRRRQ; via the coding sequence ATGTTCAGTTTTACCACGATGTTCAAGCTGGCACAGTCTGAGTCCGAGATAGGGCGAAGCTTGGTTACTGACATGTCCCTTCTCCAATCAGCAAACTCGAGGCCACAAACTGGCGCAAGTGCCGACATTCGCTTCTCAGTTGTGATTCCGATCTTAAACTCACCAGTCATTGCTGACGTGATTCGGGCGCTGATGTCCCAGACTATAGGTTTTGATCTGTTTGAGGTGGTCATCGTTGGTCGTGACGATGCGGGACTTGTCAGAGAAAATCCCAATGTGCGCTTTGTTGCTACACCGCATCCCGTGTCACCAGCTGCGGCACGAAACATCGGTATCAGGCAAACACATGGTCCACTCGTCGTGATGCTAGACTCAGATGCGATTCCGGCAAGGGACTGGCTCGAACGGATAGGGAAGTGGTTTGACAACCCCCATACCAATGCGGTTGGCAGTGGTGTCGATTTGGTGACGCCGCACAACTATTGGATGATGAGCGACCATATAAGCTCCTTCCACGAATACCTAACGTCGGCAAAGGAGGGGTTGCGGAAACAGCTTCCAACGATAGGGTTAGCCTTAAGAAGGTCGTTGCTCGCTGACGTGGGCCTATTTGATGAGAGGTTTCCCGCCGCAAGTGGAGAAGATTCCGATTTGACTACGCGCATTAGGCGCCACGGCGCCCAACTGCGCTTTGATCCTGATCTTCGAGTTCTGCATGCCCCTTCGCGCGTAACTTGTCAATCGGTAGTTCGGCATTCCTACCAGTCTGGTCGGTTTTCGATCAAAGCGGATCGGCGCTGGGATTCGTTTCTTAAGACGCCGCTACCCCTTCAGCATGCCTCATTGCTGATTGTGTGCTCACCGCTAATTGCACTCGTTTCGACATTGCGGATCTACCTGGATGATCGAGCACTCTGGACGAATTGGTATCTTGCCCCGATTGTTTTTCTGCTCAAACTGATTTGGTGCTTTGGGGCAGCCGAGAATAGGAGAAGGCAGTGA
- a CDS encoding FAD-dependent oxidoreductase produces the protein MRVGILGAGIAGLSCAWLLKQRGIDSVVFERRDFVGGLARSFEWQGFNCDFASHRLFTLDEALLRQLISLVPMGRHVRRSSIFLRGKWMGDPISVLEIGRRFSPVITGRLAWSYLVRQKNERPRSFNDYVDALYGRAMNEFAFKSYTERLFGIPGDDIDVEWARNKIRLAGFADVLRENSKKKFSYFYYPLHGGYGAIARALGSAIASQVRLNTRVTALETDGNRITAVISKHGHEIRRDEFDIVISTMPMTILGRMLGRRVPLSFRPVHTVYLHIRKAYASDNHWVYFMDPGYIVNRMVEFKNMSPFDCPPDSSVLCAEVTATSYDITTRVVDDLVRSRFLSSGDVVDTMEMVEPFGYPVYSRAYQQTVTDTRVLFARYQNLFLIGRSAEFEHKEVDDNFATALSVTKQIADQAEPLQLSSPEVQFQVDTESNPEIYVVILAFNNVHDTIECIESVKRQVGVAMRIVVVDNGSTDDTPQTLRERFAEISVLETGRNLGVPWGYNYGFVAALRSGAEYILMLNNDTVLAPDAAAHLLQSMRDNPRAAIAMPKVVYYDAPNMIWAAGARRRLFPPAIVSIGNGLDANTKLAEPQNIEYAISCALLIHRRAFEAAGLFDPGYFFYFDDWDFSQRVRAHGLDIRFVPKAHIAHKISRSTKRSGHMQSFYQVYGESATRFYRRHGSPVMISLPLHIAYIMGREIIRGNWRWVGAFAVGVRLGLNKPLGAIPTLADAQVPQSEILFDTTERGV, from the coding sequence GTGAGGGTTGGTATCCTTGGTGCCGGTATCGCCGGTCTATCTTGTGCCTGGCTTCTAAAACAGCGTGGTATTGATTCCGTCGTTTTTGAGCGCCGTGATTTTGTAGGCGGCTTGGCGCGAAGCTTCGAATGGCAGGGCTTCAATTGTGATTTTGCCAGCCATCGTCTGTTCACTCTCGATGAGGCACTCCTTCGACAGTTGATTTCACTCGTCCCAATGGGAAGGCATGTGCGCCGAAGCAGCATCTTCCTGCGAGGCAAGTGGATGGGTGATCCGATTAGCGTGCTGGAAATCGGTAGGCGATTTAGCCCGGTTATCACGGGGCGACTTGCTTGGAGCTACCTCGTCCGGCAGAAAAATGAACGCCCACGCTCCTTTAATGACTATGTTGACGCGCTTTATGGGCGCGCGATGAATGAATTCGCCTTCAAGTCATATACCGAGCGTCTATTCGGCATTCCCGGAGACGATATCGATGTAGAGTGGGCAAGGAACAAGATTCGCTTGGCAGGCTTCGCGGATGTGCTGAGAGAAAATTCAAAAAAGAAATTCTCCTATTTCTATTATCCGCTTCACGGCGGCTATGGCGCAATAGCGCGAGCACTTGGTAGTGCCATAGCCTCTCAGGTGCGACTCAACACACGGGTGACAGCACTTGAGACAGACGGTAACCGCATTACAGCGGTAATCTCAAAACACGGGCATGAAATTCGCCGAGATGAGTTTGATATTGTGATATCTACGATGCCCATGACAATTCTTGGACGGATGCTGGGGCGGCGCGTCCCGTTGAGTTTCCGTCCCGTTCACACGGTTTATTTGCACATCCGCAAGGCATATGCATCTGATAATCACTGGGTATATTTCATGGATCCCGGCTATATTGTCAACCGGATGGTTGAATTCAAGAACATGAGTCCGTTCGATTGCCCGCCTGATAGCAGCGTGCTGTGCGCTGAAGTTACGGCGACATCGTACGACATCACTACCCGTGTAGTAGACGACCTGGTGCGGTCGCGCTTTCTTTCGTCGGGCGATGTTGTCGACACGATGGAAATGGTGGAGCCTTTTGGGTATCCGGTCTACTCGCGTGCATACCAACAGACGGTCACAGATACGCGCGTCTTGTTTGCGCGTTATCAAAACCTGTTCCTGATAGGCCGTAGTGCGGAATTTGAGCATAAGGAGGTCGATGACAACTTCGCAACAGCTCTCTCTGTAACAAAGCAGATCGCTGATCAAGCCGAACCCCTCCAGTTGTCCAGCCCAGAGGTACAATTCCAGGTGGATACCGAATCCAACCCCGAAATCTACGTGGTAATTCTCGCGTTCAACAACGTACATGACACAATTGAGTGTATCGAGTCTGTTAAACGGCAGGTCGGCGTGGCGATGCGCATTGTGGTCGTGGATAACGGCAGCACAGATGACACGCCGCAGACCTTGCGAGAGCGTTTCGCGGAAATAAGCGTTCTGGAAACGGGCAGGAATCTCGGAGTGCCATGGGGATACAACTATGGATTTGTAGCCGCTCTGAGGAGTGGTGCAGAGTATATCCTCATGCTAAACAATGATACGGTCTTGGCTCCGGATGCTGCGGCACATTTATTGCAGTCAATGCGCGACAATCCAAGAGCTGCCATAGCGATGCCCAAAGTGGTCTATTATGATGCGCCCAATATGATCTGGGCAGCGGGTGCGCGCCGCCGCCTGTTTCCACCGGCTATAGTCTCAATTGGAAATGGACTTGATGCCAATACGAAGTTGGCAGAACCTCAGAATATTGAATACGCCATTTCGTGTGCACTGCTTATTCATCGACGGGCCTTTGAAGCAGCCGGGCTATTTGATCCGGGTTATTTCTTCTACTTTGATGACTGGGATTTCTCGCAGCGTGTGCGTGCACATGGTCTCGACATACGGTTTGTCCCTAAAGCACACATCGCGCATAAGATTTCGCGTTCAACGAAACGGTCAGGCCATATGCAATCCTTCTACCAGGTATATGGTGAAAGTGCGACGCGCTTCTATCGGCGGCATGGTAGCCCGGTAATGATCTCTTTGCCTCTTCATATTGCGTACATAATGGGGCGCGAAATCATAAGGGGTAATTGGCGTTGGGTGGGAGCGTTTGCAGTCGGAGTTCGCTTGGGCTTAAATAAGCCCCTCGGTGCAATTCCTACTCTAGCGGATGCCCAAGTGCCCCAGAGTGAGATCTTGTTCGATACAACTGAACGCGGGGTCTAA